A single window of Nicotiana sylvestris chromosome 5, ASM39365v2, whole genome shotgun sequence DNA harbors:
- the LOC138868590 gene encoding uncharacterized protein produces the protein MAYMSCLNNIQIHEIANRMGSGLCVDLILSLGSSAVFFKGFELIEPWILKSFAKKKACYRYLGLLLEPNSLLVKVKWHPPPSNWYKFNFDGAFNNDCLHGGISGIIRNNKGEWILGYYEKCPIISPIKAKLLALRQALLMIIKENITHVFNGEGNAIGENHNEAQLP, from the exons ATGGCATACATGTCATGTTTAAACAACATTCAGATTCACGAAATAGCTAATCGAATGGGTTCTGGGTTGTG CGTAGACTTGATATTGAGTCTGGGATCTTCAGCCGTGTTCTTTAAAGGTTTTGAGCTCATTGAGCCTTGGATACTGAAGTCCTTTGCAAAGAAAAAGGCCTGTTACCGCTACTTGGGCTTGCTTCTTGAGCCCAATAGCTTGCTT GTAAAGGTAAAATGGCACCCACCTCCAAGCAACTGGTACAAGTTCAACTTTGATGGTGCCTTCAACAATGACTGCCTGCATGGAGGAATTAGTGGAATCATACGCAACAACAAAGGAGAGTGGATATTGGGTTACTACGAGAAGTGTCCAATAATATCACCTATAAAGGCAAAACTCCTAGCTCTTCGGCAGGCACTTCTAATGATTATCAAGGAGAATATCACCCAT GTGTTTAATGGGGAAGGCAATGCAATAGGGGAAAATCATAATGAAGCACAACTTCCGTGA